One region of Paenibacillus polymyxa M1 genomic DNA includes:
- a CDS encoding M16 family metallopeptidase, producing MERIQLKNGLRVVIEKIPTVRSVSFGIWVKTGSRNETSDNSGISHFIEHMLFKGTERFSAKEIAEQFDAIGGNVNAFTSKEYTCYYAKVLDEHLPIAVDVLSDMFFNSKLDQEELAREKNVILEEISMYEDTPDDMVHDLVSRAAYGEHPLAYPILGTEDHLLAMDSSHLSHYMKEHYTIDNTVISVAGNVDDRLLELLEQHFGHFDNHGTVSPLTVPAFNGQLLYHEKATEQNHICLSLPGFAIGDDLQYAMVLLNNAIGGGMSSRLFQEIREKRGLAYSVYSYHSSHADSGMFTIYAGTAPKQTKDVLDLTLELLRDVAVNGLDANELRKGKEQLKGSLILSLESTGSRMNRLGKNELMLGQHYTLDQMIEHIEQVTADDVNKVLDRMFSEPFALSMVGASDSAVKDMRRDYFVNLR from the coding sequence GTGGAAAGAATTCAACTTAAAAACGGCCTAAGAGTGGTCATCGAAAAAATTCCAACCGTGCGTTCTGTTTCTTTCGGCATCTGGGTTAAAACCGGTTCCCGGAACGAAACATCGGACAATAGCGGTATTTCTCATTTTATTGAACACATGCTTTTCAAAGGAACAGAGCGTTTTAGTGCTAAGGAAATCGCTGAGCAATTTGACGCCATCGGAGGAAATGTTAATGCTTTCACTTCGAAGGAATATACGTGCTATTATGCAAAAGTGCTAGATGAGCATCTACCGATCGCAGTCGATGTACTGTCTGATATGTTCTTTAATTCCAAATTGGATCAGGAAGAGCTAGCAAGAGAGAAAAATGTGATTTTGGAGGAAATCTCCATGTACGAGGACACACCTGATGATATGGTGCACGATCTTGTTTCTCGCGCGGCCTATGGTGAGCACCCACTGGCTTATCCGATTCTCGGAACCGAAGATCACCTGCTAGCTATGGATAGCTCACATCTCAGCCATTATATGAAGGAGCACTATACAATTGATAATACAGTTATCAGTGTGGCTGGTAATGTTGACGATCGTCTTTTAGAATTGCTGGAGCAACATTTTGGGCATTTCGATAATCATGGAACCGTTTCGCCACTGACAGTACCTGCGTTTAACGGTCAGCTGTTGTACCATGAGAAAGCAACGGAGCAGAATCACATTTGTCTATCCCTGCCTGGATTTGCAATAGGCGACGATCTCCAGTATGCTATGGTTTTGCTGAATAACGCGATCGGCGGGGGTATGAGCTCACGTTTATTTCAAGAAATTCGTGAAAAACGCGGACTGGCTTATTCGGTCTATTCCTATCATAGCTCCCATGCAGATAGTGGAATGTTCACGATCTACGCAGGCACCGCTCCTAAGCAAACAAAGGATGTGCTCGATTTGACACTGGAGTTGTTGCGAGATGTAGCTGTCAACGGTTTGGACGCTAATGAGCTTCGCAAAGGCAAGGAGCAGCTAAAAGGAAGTCTGATTTTAAGCCTTGAGAGCACTGGTAGCCGGATGAACCGTCTTGGAAAGAATGAGTTAATGTTGGGTCAGCATTATACGCTGGATCAAATGATTGAACACATTGAGCAAGTAACGGCTGATGATGTGAACAAAGTGCTGGATCGGATGTTTTCGGAGCCGTTTGCTCTGTCAATGGTCGGAGCGAGTGATTCAGCGGTTAAGGATATGAGGAGGGACTATTTTGTTAACTTACGTTGA
- the dut gene encoding dUTP diphosphatase, with protein MLTYVEINRLGGNEDIELPRKMSELASGFDLYAAVQEDLVLEPGKRCLVPTGFAIAMPAGLEAQIRPRSGLALKHGITCLNTPGTIDADYRGEIKVLLINLGEEPFTITRNERIAQMVFQVVPEVELKQVDHLSETVRGAGGFGHTGR; from the coding sequence TTGTTAACTTACGTTGAAATTAACAGACTCGGGGGCAATGAAGATATTGAGCTACCCCGCAAAATGTCAGAGCTTGCATCTGGGTTTGACTTGTATGCAGCAGTGCAGGAGGATTTGGTTCTGGAACCTGGCAAACGATGCCTCGTTCCAACTGGATTTGCAATAGCTATGCCAGCAGGATTAGAGGCACAAATCCGTCCGCGTAGTGGACTGGCTCTCAAGCATGGTATTACTTGTCTTAACACACCTGGGACGATTGATGCAGATTATCGTGGGGAGATTAAGGTGCTCCTTATCAATTTAGGCGAGGAACCGTTCACCATTACGCGCAATGAGCGAATTGCACAAATGGTATTTCAGGTTGTGCCTGAGGTCGAGCTGAAACAAGTAGACCATTTGTCTGAAACAGTGCGGGGTGCTGGTGGGTTTGGTCATACAGGACGCTGA
- the dpsA gene encoding dipicolinate synthase subunit DpsA, translating to MLTGMRIVVLGGDARQLEVIRKCVDMDATVTVVGFDMLEVPLKGVTLEPMSVKLLESSDALILPVVGCDEEGNVNALFGAQKLQFLNEHAAALPPHCVVYTGMARAYLKEICTRHELKLVELLERDDVAIYNSIPTAEGALMMAIQHTDFTIHGADCMVLGMGRTGFTMARALQGLGAKVKVGVRRAEDAARAVEMGWKPFMTRDLANETKGVDLIFNTIPSMIITAQILSKLPLSTVIIDLASAPGGCDFRYAEKRGIKAMLAPGLPGIVAPKTAGAIIANTLVQLLMEDNPDRGDAQ from the coding sequence ATGCTAACAGGAATGCGCATCGTTGTTTTGGGTGGAGATGCGAGGCAGCTTGAGGTAATCCGCAAATGTGTGGACATGGATGCTACCGTCACCGTGGTCGGCTTTGACATGCTTGAAGTACCACTCAAAGGAGTCACACTAGAACCCATGTCTGTCAAGCTGCTGGAATCGTCAGACGCACTGATTCTACCGGTGGTGGGATGCGATGAGGAAGGCAACGTAAATGCACTTTTCGGAGCACAGAAGCTCCAGTTTCTGAATGAGCATGCTGCTGCTCTTCCACCGCATTGCGTTGTATATACAGGGATGGCGCGAGCGTACTTAAAAGAAATATGTACCAGACATGAATTGAAGCTGGTTGAGCTGCTGGAAAGAGATGATGTGGCCATATACAATTCTATACCTACGGCTGAAGGCGCACTGATGATGGCAATTCAGCATACTGATTTTACGATTCATGGTGCAGATTGTATGGTTCTAGGCATGGGACGGACTGGATTTACCATGGCAAGGGCACTACAGGGATTGGGAGCCAAAGTGAAGGTTGGAGTACGGCGGGCAGAGGATGCAGCGAGAGCTGTAGAAATGGGTTGGAAGCCTTTTATGACGAGGGATTTAGCGAATGAGACAAAGGGAGTTGACTTGATTTTTAATACGATACCCTCTATGATTATCACAGCGCAAATCCTGTCTAAGTTGCCACTGAGTACCGTGATTATAGATCTTGCTTCTGCCCCGGGCGGTTGTGATTTCCGGTATGCGGAAAAACGTGGAATTAAGGCTATGCTTGCCCCCGGTCTTCCTGGTATAGTTGCTCCCAAAACTGCAGGTGCCATTATAGCGAATACGCTGGTGCAGTTGTTAATGGAAGACAATCCTGATCGGGGGGATGCGCAATGA